Proteins found in one Populus alba chromosome 14, ASM523922v2, whole genome shotgun sequence genomic segment:
- the LOC118041764 gene encoding uncharacterized protein: MAYVERGVLKSKRSIWRLRTITDFFWAIVNLIGVFFSTMFSMEKTDAYRKGSGSSKKWDGGPGGPGSGPYGGGPRGPPRGLDNVRGIDHSSLPACGSCCG, from the exons ATGGCATACGTTGAACGAG GTGTATTGAAATCCAAGCGATCCATATGGCGACTGAGAACAATCACTGATTTCTTCTGGGCTATTGTGAATCTCATAGGCGTGTTCTTTTCTACAATGTTCTCG atgGAAAAGACAGATGCTTACAGAAAAGGATCTGGTTCTAGCAAGAAATGGGATGGTGGCCCAGGAGGTCCTGGGAGTGGACCATATGGTGGTGGCCCACGTGGCCCACCCCGTGGACTGGACAATGTTAGAGGGATTGACCATA GTTCCTTGCCTGCCTGTGGCTCCTGCTGTGGCTAA